The Podospora bellae-mahoneyi strain CBS 112042 chromosome 7, whole genome shotgun sequence genome includes a window with the following:
- a CDS encoding hypothetical protein (BUSCO:EOG09263FAK; COG:J; EggNog:ENOG503P021): MMSAAPGRGAAALLRGSQRVCLQCARSSPTAAPLLRSTTTTTTLLPRRTFAAEATAPSSPIPEQPTTTTTQPPPTPGPGPSPYRIKSALILTRPPLLTRLPTPFESSFYLYQKRLNERLVAPFRKDYYFKQDTAHDLEWRIKLKERHGVPAKDIGRYNPRGRMAWNDEVLVGSTASSPETLTEVLLKDAEVRVSEDGELIAPEEIVPVEKPMPRRTEADEKGDKTRLDRKLDETLYLVVKKGREGKWGFPMGQVETDEALHHTAKRALAEAAGVNMNTWVVGRVPVAHQVIEPEIEPETKKLVKRGDKIFYLKGRIMAGQADLTGNTQGLTEFRWLTQREMEKVLPRSVWDSVKGMVELR; encoded by the exons ATGATGTCGGCGGCGCCAGGTAGAGGAGCGGCTGCTCTTCTGAGGG GTTCACAAAGAGTCTGCCTCCAATGCGCACGATCCTCCCCCACTGCCGCTCCCCTCCTcagatcaacaaccaccaccaccaccctcctccctagACGTACCTTCGCAGCCGAAGcaaccgccccctcctccccaataccagaacaacccaccaccacaaccacccaaccaccacccacccctggCCCAggcccctccccctaccGCATCAAATCcgccctcatcctcacccgcccccccctcctaacccgcctccccacccccttcgaATCCTCCTTTTACCTCTACCAAAAACGCCTCAACGAGCGCCTCGTCGCCCCCTTCCGCAAAGACTACTACTTCAAGCAAGACACCGCCCACGACCTCGAATGGCgcatcaagctcaaggagcgTCACGGCGTGCCGGCCAAGGACATCGGGCGGTACAACCCCCGCGGCCGCATGGCCTGGAACGACGAGGTTCTCGTCGGTAGCACCGCCTCTTCCCCGGAGACGCTGACAGAAGTCCTGCTCAAAGACGCAGAGGTCAGGGTCAGTGAAGATGGTGAACTGATCGCCCCGGAAGAAATCGTGCCGGTGGAGAAACCtatgccgaggaggacggaggcggatgagaagggggataAGACTAGGTTGGATAGGAAGCTGGACGAGACGCTTTATCTTGttgtgaagaaggggagggaggggaagtggGGGTTTCCAATGGGGCAGGTTGAGACTGATGAGGCGTTGCATCAT ACTGCCAAGAGAGCGCTTGCGGAGGCGGCCGGTGTGAACATGAACACTTGGGTCGTCGGCCGTGTGCCCGTGGCTCACCAGGTGATTGAGCCCGAGATCGAACccgagaccaagaagctcgTCAAGAGGGGGGATAAGATTTTTTATCTCAAGGGGAGGATCATGGCTGGACAGGCGGATTTGACGGGGAATACCCAGGGGCTGACCGAGTTTAGGTGGTTGAcgcagagggagatggagaaggtgcTGCCGAGGAGTGTGTGGGACAGTGTCaaggggatggtggagttGAGGTAG
- a CDS encoding hypothetical protein (EggNog:ENOG503PNY5): MGDFFTLHEEPRRPAGIPPVGRPLPPQRPVQNTDAIHPQTRTTRYHDGPVLTQQIGNPIIARHTMPSITPAAVSSDLREETPFTAEEMYDELTRWYVVRFEKVSVGKRLGWEIVKRIDVPETSSDQVVSKVRELNRTTVPVLHKLNDLDADVLDQINTVQKEVQQLFGYYFQTEVAQIEDRVWVVVKEKTSRERGRGYERDPKGSKYHHRGRHSDKRSKSRGAPVSRSRERKEERTSVTAYYKTAPKPGVDLHMLMYGRAEEPSTRPRYAYQNEVREEGHVRFQVPVQGLPQHHQQQPQQGQHSSSLPHPQHRQDHGPPQHQHQHVPPVDRQFGQTPQPPLQAPRNAPHQAGANIINRGESPGVQGRPPMPPQGYPQGLPQGHPQGHPHGHTQGYQQGKPQGDQQADYRPPVQSQVQTRPVSLQQGHPQVQTAQGQRQTVYRGNDGPIVTVTHTPHKPGILKQHPTEQGLPQRRASLTPHFAYPPDSPSTDESLVAEVFSEDEEDYDSDTAVSEESFPDNLQFAGPRKPNNVVVNNPSPQPRFTENVAHGMPPKFPRQMPVQPMMQQQQQHQKQPQQQPQQRHVVKGRRHSVSNHMVTERMYAPMPPPLFPMKERPRVDVQEIEKNAYEAGRADAQEEAFKLAERLTAAAKPQIILPKRSRPQSPPQVLRHQSPAPTQPVRRITLPLQTPHSGVRRVQGMEARRESFVPTSPLDRYESGRTADRRRSSFVDRDTDRRRDDGTEYVVEYGTGAYDSDVFDEEEIYEERQRGSGVYRRASPVSYAPKAEDRLRRPSVHDGRDRQYETVRVRLGADRLPRREDDPVYARDREGDRGDFVKRHDRRDSAVDVGGFRYEGLRPGLAKRTATYPARYSRDH; encoded by the coding sequence ATGGGCGACTTCTTTACCCTCCACGAAGAGCCTCGAAGGCCTGCGGGGATACCTCCTGTTGGACGGCCTCTCCCCCCACAGCGTCCTGTTCAGAATACCGATGCCATCCACCCACAGACGAGGACCACCCGGTATCACGATGGACCGGTCCTGACCCAACAGATTGGGAATCCAATCATCGCTAGACACACTATGCCATCCATCACCCCTGCAGCTGTTAGCTCAGATCTTCGAGAAGAGACACCATTCACCGCCGAGGAGATGTATGACGAACTCACTCGTTGGTATGTTGTTCGCTTTGAAAAGGTTTCAGTTGGCAAGAGACTCGGATGGGAGATTGTTAAGCGAATAGATGTGCCTGAGACATCCAGTGATCAGGTCGTCTCGAAGGTGCGGGAGCTCAACAGAACCACCGTTCCGGTCCTTCACAAGCTGAACGACCTGGACGCGGATGTCCTCGACCAGATAAACACGGTGCAAAAGGAGGTTCAGCAGTTATTCGGTTACTATTTCCAGACCGAAGTGGCCCAGATTGAAGATAGGGTTTGGGttgtggtgaaggagaagaccTCTAGAGAGCGCGGCAGGGGGTATGAGCGAGATCCCAAGGGCTCAAAGTACCATCACCGTGGCCGACACTCGGACAAGAGGTCAAAGTCAAGAGGAGCGCCCGTCTCTCGCtcgagagagaggaaggaggaacGGACCAGCGTCACGGCCTATTACAAGACCGCACCCAAACCCGGGGTGGATCTGCATATGCTCATGTATGGCAGAGCTGAAGAGCCttcgacaaggccaagataTGCCTACCAGAATGAGGTGCGAGAGGAGGGTCATGTACGATTCCAGGTGCCTGTTCAAGGCCTcccccagcatcaccagcaacaaccgcaACAGGGTCAACACTCTTCATCCCTTCCGCACCCTCAGCATCGCCAGGACCACGGcccaccacagcaccaacatCAGCATGTCCCGCCTGTTGACCGGCAGTTCGGCCAAACACCCCAGCCTCCGCTTCAAGCTCCACGGAATGCGCCACACCAGGCGGGAGCAAACATCATAAATCGAGGCGAGAGCCCGGGTGTTCAAGGCCGACCACCAATGCCACCGCAGGGGTATCCGCAAGGCCTTCCGCAAGGCCACCCTCAGGGGCATCCTCATGGACATACTCAAGGGTATCAACAAGGAAAGCCACAAGGAGATCAGCAAGCCGACTACCGACCTCCAGTTCAAAGCCAAGTCCAAACAAGGCCTGTCTCCTTACAGCAAGGCCACCCCCAAGTTCAAACGGCCCAGGGCCAGCGGCAGACGGTATACCGAGGGAATGATGGCCCTATCGTTACTGTAACACACACGCCCCACAAGCCTGGTATCCTGAAGCAACACCCCACTGAACAGGGCCTTCCACAACGCCGTGCATCCTTAACTCCCCATTTTGCATATCCTCCCGACAGTCCGAGTACAGATGAGTCTCTGGTAGCTGAAGTCTtcagcgaggacgaggaagattACGATTCAGACACTGCTGTGTCCGAGGAATCTTTTCCCGATAACCTTCAGTTCGCTGGACCAAGAAAGCCGAACAATGTGGTTGTGAacaacccttccccccagccCCGCTTCACGGAGAACGTAGCGCATGGTATGCCACCCAAGTTCCCGCGACAAATGCCGGTGCAGCCAatgatgcagcagcaacagcagcatcagaagcaaccacagcaacaaccacagcaacgTCACGTCGTTAAAGGGCGACGACATTCGGTCAGCAACCACATGGTGACAGAGCGCATGTATGCCCCAATGCCGCCTCCGCTCTTTCCCATGAAAGAGCGTCCGCGGGTCGATGTCCAAGAGATTGAGAAGAATGCCTATGAGGCAGGAAGAGCTGATGCTCAGGAAGAAGCATTCAAGCTAGCCGAGCGTCTGACTGCGGCAGCCAAGccccaaatcatcctccCAAAGAGGAGTCGCCCTCAATCTCCGCCACAAGTTCTGCGACATCAGTCCCCGGCTCCAACACAGCCTGTTCGCCGAATCACCTTGCCCCTTCAAACACCCCATTCTGGAGTAAGGCGGGTCCAGGGAATGGAAGCAAGACGTGAAAGCTTTGttccaacctcgcctcttGACCGATATGAGTCGGGCAGGACAGCGGACCGAAGACGGAGCAGCTTCGTCGATCGAGACACTGACCGGCGCCGGGATGATGGTACTGAATATGTCGTCGAGTACGGCACTGGTGCCTATGATTCAGACgtctttgacgaggaggagatctATGAGGAGCGTCAGCGTGGCTCCGGAGTATACCGCCGTGCATCCCCGGTCTCTTATGCTCCCAAGGCCGAGGACAGGCTTAGACGTCCGTCTGTTCACGATGGCAGAGATAGACAATATGAGACTGTGCGGGTGAGATTAGGAGCTGACCGGCTCCCTAGACGGGAGGATGATCCAGTGTACGCGAGAGATCGCGAGGGAGACCGGGGCGATTTTGTCAAGAGACATGACAGGAGAGACTCTGCGGTAGATGTAGGTGGTTTTCGATATGAGGGCCTGAGGCCCGGGTTGGCGAAGAGGACCGCGACATACCCTGCAAGGTATTCCCGGGACCATTAA
- a CDS encoding hypothetical protein (EggNog:ENOG503P4RW), whose amino-acid sequence MADNTLENNMHGSSKYATLSFHKTDTIRLLGFPAKIKSNMESVIASVWQPGIQSNGPCGEAFEFKLKGKPWGYFGSQDAVGGIRLLRDLLALLYNHSWELVTSAICSRRYTAKDTLIFRRTSLPSAVVPAQPVEWLGLATAFYDKIRIVYDAKNDGCPGTGADHDHLGVVIMNLKKMLESLDYFEKGDWSHDSFEFKLKGRPWRSRGEASVKMRLMVLRLLETMESMSWRVYATILQRTGTDEDRMMDTWYFVRTRPSGENVT is encoded by the coding sequence ATGGCAGATAATACCCTTGAAAACAACATGCATGGCTCTTCCAAGTACGCCACCCTTTCTTTCCACAAAACGGACACCATCCGCTTGTTGGGTTTCCCAGCCAAGATCAAGTCAAATATGGAATCCGTGATTGCCTCGGTCTGGCAACCTGGCATTCAATCTAATGGGCCATGTGGTGAGGCATTCGAATTCAAGTTGAAAGGGAAGCCGTGGGGATACTTTGGTAGTCAAGATGCGGTTGGAGGGATACGGCTGCTTCGGGATCTTCTCGCCCTACTTTACAACCACTCCTGGGAACTTGTCACCTCGGCGATATGCAGCCGACGATATACCGCAAAGGACACTTTGATTTTCCGACGCACCTCACTTCCCTCAGCTGTTGTACCCGCACAGCCAGTTGAGTGGCTTGGATTGGCGACGGCTTTCTATGACAAGATTCGGATCGTATATGACGCAAAGAACGACGGATGTCCAGGGACCGGGGCTGATCATGATCACCTGGGTGTTGTCATCATGAATCTCAAGAAGATGCTGGAGAGCCTGGACTACTTTGAGAAGGGTGACTGGAGCCATGATTCGTTCGAGTTCAAGTTGAAAGGCCGGCCATGGCGGTCTAGAGGTGAAGCCTCTGTCAAGATGCGGCTAATGGTCTTGCGGCTGTTGGAGACGATGGAGTCGATGAGCTGGAGAGTGTATGCCACCATCTTGCAACGCACTGGGACTGACGAGGACCGGATGATGGATACCTGGTATTTTGTGAGAACAAGACCAAGCGGCGAAAATGTCACTTAA
- the CCT8 gene encoding T-complex protein 1 subunit theta (COG:O; EggNog:ENOG503NUID) → MSLNIPNAPNAGLFKGGYNNYDSEDGAVLRNIDACRAISSTVQTSLGPYGRNKIVINHLQKMILTSDAATILRELDVVHPAAKLLVMASQQQESEMGDATNLVIVLAGELLKKAEELLRMGLKTSDIVTGYERAQKIALDFLDELEIDKVEDIRTQDELSKAIRTVIASKQNGNEEFLSKLVAEAVLAVLPKNPANFNVDNVRVVKIMGGSLEQSRVVKGMVFPKEPNGSVKKAKKAKVGVFTCAIDTSQTETKGTVLLHNAKEMLDFTKGEESQLEAAIKELYDAGIRVVVAGSTVGELALHYLNRYGILVIKILSKFELRRICRVVGATPLARLGAPMPDEMGTIDVVETQEIGGDRVTVFRQEDEATRTATIVLRGATQNHLDDIERAVDDGVNVVKAITRDARLVPGAGATEIELVERIQAVGDKTQGLAQYSIKKYAEAFEVVPRTLAESAGLDATEVLSRLYAAHQKQDGWSAGVDIENNDGTFLLDAEEEGILDLLVTKQWAIKLATEAARTVLSVDQIIVARQAGGPKPPGPNKNWDED, encoded by the exons ATGTCTCTCAACATCCCAAATGCGCCCAACGCCGGCCTTTTCAAGGGCGGCTATAACAA CTACGATTCTGAAGATGGAGCTGTCCTGCGCAACATCGATGCCTGCCGCGCCATCTCGTCGACGGTCCAGACATCGTTGGGTCCCTATGGCCGCAACAAGATCGTCATCAACCATCTCCAGAAGATGATCCTCACCTCCGACgccgccaccatcctccgcgAGCTCGATGTTGTCCACCCCGCCGCTAAGCTTCTCGTCATGGCCAGTCAGCAACAAGAGTCCGAGATGGGCGATgccaccaacctcgtcatcgtcctcgctggcgagcttctcaagaaggcggaggagcttCTGCGCATGGGTCTCAAGACATCTGACATTGTCACTGGGTACGAACGGGCACAGAAGATTGCTCTCGACTTTCTTGATGAGCTCGAGATTGACAAGGTGGAGGATATCCGGACCCAGGACGAACTGAGCAAGGCCATCCGCACCGTCATCGCCAGCAAGCAGAACGGCAACGAGGAgttcctctccaagctcgtCGCCGAGGCTGTCCTCGCCGTCCTTCCCAAGAACCCAGCCAACTTCAACGTCGACAACGTCCGCGTCGTCAAGATCATGGGTGGCAGCTTGGAGCAGAGCCGTGTCGTCAAGGGTATGGTCTTCCCCAAGGAGCCCAACGGAtcggtgaagaaggccaagaaggccaaggtcGGTGTCTTCACTTGCGCCATCGACACCAGCCAGACCGAGACCAAGGGCACAGTATTACTACACAACGCCAAGGAGATGCTTGACTTCACAAAGGGCGAGGAGTCACAACTCGAGGCTGCTATCAAGGAGTTATACGATGCCGGCATCCGTGTCGTCGTTGCGGGCTCTACAGTTGGCGAGCTGGCCTTGCACTACCTCAACCGCTACGGCATCCTGGTCATCAAGATTCTCAGCAAGTTTGAGCTCAGAAGAATTTGCAGAGTGGTTGGTGCCACACCACTTGCTCGTCTTGGCGCTCCCATGCCTGACGAGATGGGTACCATTGACGTGGTGGAGACACAGGAGATTGGCGGTGACCGGGTGACGGTTTTCAGACAGGAGGATGAGGCCACGAGGACAGCCACCATTGTGCTCCGTGGAGCTACTCAGAACCATCTCGATGACATTGAGCGTGCCGTTGATGACGGTGTCAATGTTGTTAAGGCCATCACAAGGGACGCCAGACTGGTgcctggtgctggtgctacAGAAattgagcttgttgagagGATACAGGCTGTTGGTGACAAGACTCAGGGTCTTGCGCAGTACTCTATCAAGAAGTATGCCGAGGCCTTTGAGGTCGTGCCAAGGACCCTTGCCGAGAGTGCTGGTTTGGATGCCACTGAGGTTCTGAGCAGATTGTATGCTGCCCATCAGAAGCAGGATGGTTGGTCTGCGGGTGTTGATATTGAG AACAACGACGGTACCTTCCTCctggatgccgaggaggagggcattCTCGACTTGCTGGTGACCAAGCAATGGGCCATCAAGCTCGCCACGGAAGCTGCCCGGACGGTGCTCTCTGTGGATCAGATCATTGTTGCCAGGCAGGCTGGTGGACCCAAGCCTCCTGGACCCAACAAG AACTGGGATGAGGACTGA
- a CDS encoding hypothetical protein (EggNog:ENOG503P84A), producing the protein MSPQSLQSCILLFFLYSLNHHQASPTQSTFTAQLPPFLDFVSGDSTASSIFSFVHIYITMVSKLAFNSLALLASSSSVLAQFQGTTYNQTGPFLLQVVTADDDALVGKYLTTCHAGATITGLCIGSNDVSNFTLSFYYNYTIVNGQPSKTGFLTWSLPVPGAEGPLSLSEPMSLMFEPGSNVAVPMFTPSQAGTPVGWDNNTLFIAAPYDDSKFRPNVYPNATTTDGSIMRQLRNWHSCWVLYSAYYFNSVGWVSGGEPRNPTCEPVSIVRVDPASLIISSPWDELPDEWSPVAPEEDQDEKDDEADDDEADDDEDDDAEDEDASAEGHQEGQQANPEETLGASAEGSASNSFGEEHGFNGAVQEGTGESQVQQSQEASQGEQTQEGEQPSEEAQVEEHAEVEHAEEGHEGEQ; encoded by the exons ATGTCTCCTCAGAGTTTGCAGTCTTGtattcttctcttcttcctctatTCTCtcaatcatcatcaagcatcGCCAACGCAGTCAACTTTTACAGCCCAGCTTCCCCCATTTTTGGACTTTGTTTCAGGAGATAGCACAGCATCATCAATTTTCTCGTTTGTTCACATCTACATCACAATGGTTTCCAAACTCGCCTTCAACAGCCTTGCGCTTCTCGCTTCCTCCAGCTCTGTGCTCGCTCAGTTCCAAGGCACAACCTACAATCAGACGGGCCCTTTTCTCCTTCAGGTCGTCACGGCTGATGATGACGCACTTGTGGGCAAATATCTCACCACCTGCCATGCCGGCGCTACCATTACGGGCCTTTGCATCGGTTCCAACGACGTCAGCAACTTCACCCTGAGCTTTTACTACAACTACACCATTGTCAACGGCCAACCATCTAAGACCGGCTTCCTCACATGGTCGCTGCCTGTTCCTGGCGCCGAGGGCCCCCTGAGCCTATCTGAGCCCATGAGCCTCATGTTTGAGCCCGGAAGTAATGTGGCTGTACCCATGTTTACA CCTAGCCAAGCTGGTACGCCTGTCGGATGGGACAATAACACTCTTTTCATCGCGGCGCCCTACGACGATTCCAAGTTCAGACCCAATGTCTATCCCAACGCGACGACCACAGACGGCAGCATCATGCGACAGCTCCGCAATTGGCATTCTTGCTGGGTGTTGTACAGCGCCTACTACTTCAACTCCGTCGGTTGGGTCTCTGGCGGCGAGCCACGCAACCCTACCTGCGAGCCTGTCTCCATTGTCAGAGTCGATCCAGCATCCTTGATCATCTCCAGTCCCTGGGACGAGTTGCCTGACGAGTGGTCTCCAGTTGCCCCAGAAGAGGATCAGGACGAAAAAGACGACGAggctgatgacgatgaagctgatgacgatgaagatgatgatgccgaggacgaggatgctTCTGCTGAGGGTCATCAAGAGGGTCAGCAGGCAAACCCAGAGGAGACTCTGGGTGCTAGCGCCGAAGGGAGTGCCAGCAACAGTTTTGGTGAGGAGCATGGCTTCAACGGAGCTGTCCAAGAGGGTACTGGTGAATCTCAGGTGCAGCAGTCTCAGGAAGCGTCTCAGGGTGAGCAGACCCAGGAGGGTGAGCAGCCATCAGAGGAGGCTCAAGTGGAAGAACACGCTGAGGTGGAGCATGCAGAGGAGGGACATGAGGGCGAGCAGTAA
- a CDS encoding hypothetical protein (COG:B; EggNog:ENOG503P715), producing the protein MAPASAIPPALPPTVEEAYRRKCNKLRQRTNEVEKANDASRVRINRLKRQIEKLRLERVFLFEQLAKRTSTNVEDSDGSPSPPPTPKEKPLRLKRGHRKASILPVDGSGSQAGGSQAGGNGVGSSSLTASQFISQNPGGASHSPSGSDAFSLANKGGANGVHHQEPPKKPGNAFELYCNERNTAASADVATDDKAEQEESRREVDDDELARGWKDLSETQRGEFETRAGENMAQYEKERGEYDAAAAAAEAKRQKESEEAEEKGKENGTENATEEQKDDQGDVEMGEYDTDQETQPNPEDD; encoded by the exons ATGGCGCCAG CAAGCGCAATCCCCCcagccctccccccaacgGTAGAGGAGGCCTACCGCAGAAAATGCAACAAGCTCCGCCAGCGCACCAACGAAGTCGAAAAGGCCAACGACGCCTCTAGAGTCCGCATCAACCGCCTGAAGCGCCAGATCGAGAAGCTCCGCCTCGAGCGCGTCTTTCTGTTCGAGCAACTCGCCAAGCGGACGAGCACAAACGTGGAGGACTCTGACGGCAGCCCGAGCCCACCACCGACT CCTAAAGAGAAGCCGCTGAGACTGAAGCGAGGCCATAGAAAGGCGAGCATTTTGCCTGTTGACGGGAGTGGGAGCCAGGCGGGGGGTAGTCAGGCTGGTGGGAATGGGGTTGGGTCGTCGTCTTTGACGGCGAGCCAGTTTATTAGCCAGAATCCTGGGGGTGCGAGTCACTCACCGAGTGGGAGTGATGCTTTTTCGTTGGCGAATAAGGGGGGGGCGAACGGGGTGCATCATCAGGAGCCGCCTAAGAAGCCGGGGAATGCGTTTGAGCTTTATTGCAATGAGAGGAACacggctgcttctgctgaTGTTGCTACTGACGATAAGGCCGAGCAGGAGGAGTCAAGGCGGGAGGtggacgatgatgagcttgCTCGGGGGTGGAAAGATCTGAGCGAGACGCAACGTGGGGAGTTTGAGACGAGGGCAGGGGAGAATATGGCTCAGtatgagaaggagaggggggagtatgatgctgctgctgctgctgctgaggcgaAGAGGCAGaaggagagcgaggaggcggaggagaaggggaaggagaatgGTACGGAAAATGCTACGGAGGAGCAAAAGGATGACCAAGGGGatgtggagatgggggagtaCGATACTGATCAGGAGACGCAGCCTAATCCGGAGGATGATTAG
- the RMD1 gene encoding sporulation protein rmd1 (EggNog:ENOG503NUN9; COG:S), translating into MADTTAPIETTPLLSNSSSTSSVEPPSSPESATRPPKPQRNVTFNPNPVSKTIEPEQQYRTRIRTAGHHQHHQHQPPLSPSSPSAISTGGLGGGPPMLSALNNKLRRRNSHGGGGPSGVLPVAGAPGHHLPKIGPQRTTKNAQKLKLLPTPELEEDGADEESGREVYSQYTRIKDPTARRDAARLGKADRQTLPRVTAYCTANRYQMDGLMRFLKGKGKGRGANPKLIDECIYSPYSYSSKQVELSRQEQIIQVHSTPERRHSTGEVAGADGEGFHQQNLIDLRNEAAEVYASEQYGNGPHQSVDDLQQLGESVVATEGGDRLQPVDFDITVHTPEVFFFNYGVVVIWGMSASQEQRFLKEITKFELEKLGPDDVETEKFNFYYTHEYQPRIYNDFITLRDKSNYMTKLAISHALAQSVKTSLFEELIASTIEDCKDIPSQLALTGKIDLSRRQINMQIGELFILRIGVHLNGSVLDTPELFWVEPQLEPVYQAVRSYLEMDQRVGLLTERLDVIADLLAVLKDQLSHGHGEKLEWIVIVLIAAEIVVALVNIIVDLYVGID; encoded by the exons ATGGCGGACACGACGGCGCCCATCGAGACAACGCCTCTCTTATCAAACAgttcatccacctcctctgtcgagcccccatcatcccccgagTCTGCCACCcgccctccaaaaccacagCGCAATGTCACCTTCAATCCAAACCCTGTCTCCAAGACGATCGAGCCGGAGCAGCAATACCGCACCCGGATAAGAACAGcaggccatcaccaacaccaccaacatcaaccgcCCTTATCGCCCTCCAGCCCCTCGGCCATCAGCACCGGCGGGCTCGGCGGTGGCCCGCCTATGTTGTCCGCCCTAAACAATAAACTCCGCCGGCGCAATAGTCATGGGGGCGGAGGACCCAGCGGTGTACTTCCCGTGGCGGGCGCACCAGGACATCACCTACCCAAGATTGGCCCTCAACGTACCACGAAGAACGCTCAGAAGCTCAAGTTGCTGCCGACCCCGGAattggaagaagatggagcgGATGAGGAAAGTGGCAGGGAGGTGTACTCGCAGTACACTCGCATCAAAGACCCGACTGCCCGCAGAGATGCCGCCCGTCTCGGCAAGGCCGACCGCCAGACACTGCCCCGGGTCACAGCCTACTGCACGGCGAACAGATACCAGATGGATGGGCTTATGAGGTTCCTCAAAGGGAAGGGCAAAGGGCGCGGCGCAAACCCGAAGCTGATCGACGAGTGCATCTACTCGCCATACAGCTATAGCTCCAAACAAGTCGAGCTCTCCCGGCAGGAACAAATAATCCAAGTCCACTCCACCCCTGAACGACGACACTCCACTGGCGAAGTTGCCGGAGCAGACGGCGAGGGCTTCCATCAGCAAAATCTGATAGACCTCAGAAACGAGGCCGCAGAAGTGTATGCTTCCGAGCAATACGGTAACGGTCCCCACCAAAGCGTCGACGACCTACAGCAACTGGGTGAAAGCGTGGTGGCAACAGAAGGTGGTGACCGTCTCCAACCAGTCGACTTTGACATCACCGTCCACACCCCagaggtcttcttcttcaactaTGGTGTGGTGGTAATATGGGGCATGTCAGCAAGTCAGGAGCAGAGGTTCCTGAAGGAGATCACCAAATTCGAGCTAGAGAAGCTTGGCCCGGACGACGTGGAAACAGAAAAGTTTAACTTTTACTATACGCACGAGTATCAGCCGCGGATATACAACGATTTTATCACGCTGAGAGACAAGAGCAATTACATGACCAAGCTGGCCATCTCGCATGCCCTAGCCCAAAGTGTCAAG ACCTCCCTCTTTGAAGAACTCATCGCCTCCACAATCGAAGACTGCAAAGACATACCCTCCCAGCTCGCCCTTACTGGCAAGATTGACCTTTCTCGTAGACAGATCAACATGCAGATTGGCGAGTTGTTTATTTTGCGGATTGGTGTGCACCTGAATGGGTCGGTGCTGGACACCCCAGAGCTGTTCTGGGTCGAGCCGCAGCTGGAGCCGGTGTATCAGGCGGTGAGGAGTTATCTAGAGATGGACCAGAGGGTGGGGTTGCTGACGGAGAGGTTGGATGTGATTGCGGATttgctggcggtgctgaAGGATCAGTTGAGTCATGGGCACggggagaagctggagtGGATTG TTATTGTGTTGATCGCGGCGGAGATTgtggtggcgttggtgaaTATCATTGTGGATTTGTATGTGGGTATTGATTAA